TTGCCGGGTTCATAATAACCGGTTTCAGTAAGATATCCGTCTGTTTGTTACTGAAACCTGTTTTTTTAATTAATGCCTGCCTGAGTAATTCGATAGCATTTTTCATGTTGCTTATTTTTTTTACCGGTTATTGAATAATCCCGGAAAGTAAAAAGTAGGCGGGCAGGTATTGTTAACTGAGTTCTGATTCCGGGATTTTAAAATCAAAGAACAAATGTATTACAAAGATACAATCAAAAATTGAAAAGTCAAGTAAAAAATGAAATATATTTTCATGCCAAAATTAACTATACTGAAAATCAAACAATAATCATATTATTGCATATTAAAAAATCCCAAAATGGGAATAAAATTACATGAAAACTGGCATTTATGATGTGTATATTCATCTTAAGCCTGGGAAACTATTTCGGTGGCATGGTGAATTATCATTCTGTATTTCTATTGATGTTGCTTTTCCTGTAACGGTATCTGGTGGGGATTGTACCGTGGCTCTATTTCAGTCAAACCTTTGATAACGTGGAGAAGCAAACACTTTCTGGCAAGAAGAAGACTGGAAAATCAGATTATATTGAGGCGGTTTGCGTCCTGTTTCAGAAATACGAAAAGAAGAATTGTAAAGGCAAGCATGGATGAACCTCCATAGCTGATGTAGGGCAGGGGTATACCTACAACAGGCGCAAGTCCAATTGTCATTCCTACATTAATAATGAGATGAAAAAAGAGTATGGATGCCACGCCATAACCATAAATCCGACCGAACATAGACCGCTGCCGCTCTGCGAGAAACATCAGCCGAATCAGCAATATCAAGAATAATCCAATTACGACAGTGGTTCCGAAAAACCCCCATTCTTCGCCAATGGTACAGAAAATAAAATCGGTGTTCTGTTCCGGCACAAATTTGTACTTTGTCTGGGTGCCATGCAGGAAACCTTTTCCTAAAAGTCCTCCGGAACCGATTGCAATTTTTGATTGATTTACATTGTATCCTGCACCTTTCAAATCAGTGTCCTTACCAATCAAAACATCAATTCTTTTCCGCTGATGTTCGTTGAGTGCGCGGCTGTACATGAGATTTACACTAAGCACAAAAATAAGGGCAGCCGCCACAAGCCCGCTGAAGACGAGAATATTTTTTCTGCTGCGGCGAATAAAGAAAAACATAACAATAGCCAGAACTACGATGGTTCCGATTATGATATAAATATTCAGCAGCAGCGTCAGCATAAAAACAACAATAGCCAGAAACAGCGTTATCAGAACATTGCCCGAAAGCCCTTCTCTGTAAAGAACAAAAATGAATGCAGTAAAGACAAGCACGGAGCCGGTTTCGTTTTGCAGCAATATCAGTGCTGCCGGAATTAACATCAAAACAATTACAACCACTCTTGTGCGAAAATCCTGTATTAAAATTCCGGAATCGCCGAGGTATTTGGCAAGTGTGAGTGCAACAGCAAATTTGGCAAATTCGGATGGCTGAAACCGTATGGTTTCAGTAAAATAAATCCACGAGCGCGAACCGTTCACCTCTTTGCCAAGGAATAATACCAACACAAGCATCAGTAGGGTAAATCCATAGATAGGGTAGGCAAAGGTGGAAAAGAATTTTGGATCGATGAGCATGATAAAAAATGCAAGCAGAAACGCAACAAGTATCCAGATGAATTGTTTGCCGTATTCCTGCGAAAGGTCGAAAATACTGCGGTGTTCTTCGTTGAATGCGGCAGCATATATGTTTACCCAGCCGATGCCTACAAGCAGCACAAACAACAGCAGCGCGATTCTGTCTATATTGGAGAATATGTTTTTCGGTTCTCTCATCAGCCCTACTGGTTCGTTGTTTTTCCTGTCAGTATTTCCTGCTCAAGGTCAAGGCGTTTCACTTTCCCGGTGAGATAACGCTCAATCAGCAAGCTGGCTACCGGAGCTGCCCACGTAGCGCCGTATCCCGAATTTTCAACAATAACCGCAATCGCAATTTTCGGATTTTCTTTGGGCGCAAATGCCATAAAAATAGAATGATTCTTCCCTGAATTTTGTGCCGTTCCGGTTTTTCCGCAAACGGTAATGCTGTCCATCTTCACGTTGTGAGCCGTGCCGGCCTCCACCACATTGGCCATTCCGTCTATTATCGGTCCAAAATACATCGGGTTTACCAATGTCTGATTCTTTTTAGTATAACGTGCATTTAAATTCTGAAGGTTGCCTATCGCTTTAACTACATGAGGCGTATAAAACCATCCTTTATTTGCAATGATACACGCAACATTTGCCAGTTGCAGGGGCGTGAGCTGAATCTCGCCCTGACCAATTGCAATTGAAATGATGGAAAGTGAACGCCAGCGGTTCTTTCCGAATGCACGGTCGTAATAATTATCGGTCGGAATATAGCCTGCAGATTCATTTGGCACATCACATCTCAGTTTTATTCCGAGTCCAAAACTCAGGATATACTTTCGCCACACGTTGAATGCTTCTCGGGTGCTCCTGTACTTCTTGTTATCAATGATGTTTTTAAACGCTTTGCAGAAATAGGCATTGCACGAATAGGCAATAGCTGCTTCTAATGCCAGAGGCGAAGCATGATTGTGGCAGCCTACCATTTTTCCGTTTCCGAGCGGAAAACCACCATAACATGGAAACAATGTGGAAGTCGTAATAACTTGTTCCTGTTCGGCGATTAGTCCAATAACCGGCTTAAATGTTGAGCCGGGAGGATACCTGCCGTTAAGCGCACGATTGAACAATGGCAGACTTTTATCAAGCAAGAGCGTGAAATAATTAGCGGCACGGTCGCGACCCACCAGCAACGACGGGTTGTACGAAGGGCTGGAAACCATGGCAAGAATACCTCCGGTAGAAGGGTCAATTGCCACAATTGCACCCCGTTTGTTTTGCATGAGCTGTTCGCCATAAGTTTGCAAATCGAGGTCAATAAAGGTGAACAGGTTTTGACCGGCTTTCGCTTCCAGATCAAACTTCCCGTCCATATAACTTCCTTTGTCGCGGCCGTGAACATCAACCATAATTACCTTAATGCCTTTACGGCCACGCAGTTCGCGCTCGTATGATTTTTCAATACCGCTGATTCCGACATAATCACCCGGACGGTAATAATCATCTTCTTTAATCATATCAGGAGTAACTTCCGAGATATAGCCAAGTACATGCGAAGCGATTGGTTGCGGATAATTGCGGATGGTACGTGCCTGTACCCGGAATCCGGGAAAACTGATGAGCTTCTCCTGCAGCATACCATACACTTCACGTGGAATCTTTTCTTCAAATATCGACGGCAAATAGGGCGAATAATTACTCGCGGCCTTCACACGCCTGATAAACACATCTTTTGTAACACCGGTCAGTTTGCAAAACTCAACGGTGTCCATTTTATCCGGCAGCTGATACGGAATTACCACAAGATCATACGTAGCTTCATTGAAAACAAGAAGCCTGCCTTTTGCATCGTAAATGAGCCCGCGGGCAGGGTATTCGGTGTTGTATCGAAGTACATTATTGTCGGCGAAATATTTATAACTGGTATCAATTACCTGAATGTAAAACAGACGGACAATAAAAATAAACCCGATTACAAGAAATACAATAGATATAACGTAACGCCTGCCTGAATATGTTTTTTTCACCGATGGTTCTGTTCAGAATATAGTGAGCAAAGGTAATTTGAAAAATCATACCTGCGGTCTAAACTTTTTTGAAAATTTTAACCGTCCAAAATATTAAACTGAGAAATATCAGTGAAAGTTTTTTAACGAAAAGTGTGGGAGAAATGCATGTTGTATTATCTTTGCCGTCTGGTTTAACCATTTGATTAAACCATTTAATTAAAATTATGTGTTTTCATGGTCGAACAGGAAATAAATACCGAAAATAAAATACTGGATGCCGCCAAGAGGGTATTCCTGAAGAATGGATTTGACGGGGCACGTATGCAGGAAATTGCAACAGAAGCCGGGATTAATAAAGCCTTGCTTCATTACTATTTCAGAAGCAAAGACAAGCTGTTTGATGCAATTTTTACCGAAGCGTTCAGTCAGTTTTTGCCGAAAGTCGGAGAAGTGATGATGACAGACATACCATTTCTTGAAAAAATCAGAATCTTTATTGATAGTTACATCAATATGCTCACTAAAAATCCGCACCTGCCCATTTTTGTGCTCCACGAGCTTCACCGTAACCCCGGAAGGATTGTTCAGATAATAAAAAATACAGGCGTCGACCCCAACATCATTTCTAAGATTCTGAAATCTGAAGCGAAAAAAGGAAATATTGTTGAAATGGACGCAAAGCATCTGGTGCCGAATATTATCGGACTGTGCCTGTTCCCGTTTGTGGCTCGCCCAATTTTACAGGCCATTATTTTTAATGGCGATGAAAAAGCATATGAAAGCTATTTGCTGGAACGAAAAGAGGAAGTATATAAGTTCATTACAAATGCATTAATAAAAAAGTAATCCGAATGATACAGAAAGTAAAAAAATCCATTTTTGTGCTGATGCTGTTGTCGCCATTTTGCATGAATGCTCAGAGTAAGGATACCCTGAGTTTGCAGTATTTTTACCAACACGCGCAAGCCAATTACCCTATTACCCGCCAGAAAGACCTGATGACACAGGCTACCGATATCAAAATTAAAAATCTCACAAAGGCCTATTTTCCTCAGGTGTATCTTAACGGACAGGCGGGTTATCAGTCTGATGTTACCTCTGTTCAGATACCCATGATAAAGCTTCCGGGATTGGATAAAGACAGCTACAAGGCTACACTAGATGTATCGCAAACATTGTGGGATGGTGGCGCATCCTCAGCCCAGAAACATCTTGAACAGGCCGGTTTGCAAGTTGATCAGCAGGGTGTTGAAGTTGAGATAATACGATTGAAAGAACGTATAAACCAGTTATTTTTCAGTGTGCTGCTATTTCAGGAAAATGAACGCCTGCTGCTGAATGCGCAGGAACAGATACGCGCACAACTTAAAAAAGTGGAAGCCGGCGTAGAAGGTGATATTTTACTGTCGAGCAATGCAGATGTGCTGAAAGCCGAGCTCCTGAAAAGTGACCAGCAAATGATAGAAATACGAATGGGGAAAAACACGGCGCTGGAGATGCTTGGCGAACTTTCGGGAATTTCAATACCTGCCGGATCCGCATGCGGCATTCCGGATTTGGCGGTAAATACCGGTACCGAAGAAAATAACCGTCCGGAAATGAAGCTGTACGACCTTCAAATGGTGAAACTAGATGCATCAAAAAAAATTGCAGATACTCGGTTGATGCCTAAGATTTCCGCATACGGGCAGTTAGGCTACGGTCGGCCGGGACTGAATATGCTCTCGAATGAATTCAATGACTGGTATATGTTTGGAGCGAAAGTGAGCTGGAACGTCTGGAACTGGAACCTATCAAAAAATGAAAAGAAAATTGCGGATCTTCAGAAAGAGATTGTCACAACCCAAAAAGAAACCTTCATAAAGAATGTTAATGTAAATGCACGTAAGGATATTGGCGATATTGAGAAGTACTCACAACTCATCGAAAAGGATTTGGAGATTACCGCACTCAGAAAAAAAATAACACAAACATCATCAGCACAACTCGAAAACGGCGTTATCACGGCAACAGAATACATCACGGAGCTGAACAATGAACTGCAGGCCGCATTGAATCTTGAATTGCATAAAATTCAGAAACAAATGGCAAAAATAAGTTTCCTGAGTGATACCGGAAAGCTGTAAGAAATTCAGAGCGCCGAAAAAATAATTCTAAAGAAATAAACTGTAATTTGATAAAGACATGAAAAAATATTTTTTATTAGCTACAATGGCGGCACTTACAGCCTGCAATAGTAAAGAAAAGAATTCTGACGCATTCGGAAATTTTGAGGCAACCGAGGTTATCGTTTCATCAGAAACATCGGGAAAAATAGTGAGTATTAATGTGGATGAAGGGAGTGTCGTTAAACAGGGCGAAATTGCGGCATTGATTGATACCACAGATTTGTTCCTGAAAAAGGAACAAATGAAAGCCCAGAAAGCTTCTGTGGCTTCGCGCTCTGCCGGTGTGTTTTCACAAATTGATGTCCAGAAACAGCAGAAACAAAATCTGCTGGTTGATAAAGCCCGGATTGAAAAACTTTACAAGGACGGAGCCGCAACAAAAAAACAGCTTGACGACATCAACGGCGCAATTAGCGTGGTTGATAAGCAAATTCTCTCCATAGAAACGCAGAATGCGCCGGTGGTCAGCGATATGGCAAGCATTGATAAACAGATTGCTCAGGTTGACGAAAGTCTGCGCAAATGCCGCGTTCTGAATCCTGTCAACGGAACCGTTCTTGATAAATACGCTGAAGCTGGCGAGGTAACAACCGTCGGAAAAGCACTTTA
Above is a genomic segment from Bacteroidota bacterium containing:
- the rodA gene encoding rod shape-determining protein RodA, with product MREPKNIFSNIDRIALLLFVLLVGIGWVNIYAAAFNEEHRSIFDLSQEYGKQFIWILVAFLLAFFIMLIDPKFFSTFAYPIYGFTLLMLVLVLFLGKEVNGSRSWIYFTETIRFQPSEFAKFAVALTLAKYLGDSGILIQDFRTRVVVIVLMLIPAALILLQNETGSVLVFTAFIFVLYREGLSGNVLITLFLAIVVFMLTLLLNIYIIIGTIVVLAIVMFFFIRRSRKNILVFSGLVAAALIFVLSVNLMYSRALNEHQRKRIDVLIGKDTDLKGAGYNVNQSKIAIGSGGLLGKGFLHGTQTKYKFVPEQNTDFIFCTIGEEWGFFGTTVVIGLFLILLIRLMFLAERQRSMFGRIYGYGVASILFFHLIINVGMTIGLAPVVGIPLPYISYGGSSMLAFTILLFVFLKQDANRLNII
- the mrdA gene encoding penicillin-binding protein 2; this translates as MKKTYSGRRYVISIVFLVIGFIFIVRLFYIQVIDTSYKYFADNNVLRYNTEYPARGLIYDAKGRLLVFNEATYDLVVIPYQLPDKMDTVEFCKLTGVTKDVFIRRVKAASNYSPYLPSIFEEKIPREVYGMLQEKLISFPGFRVQARTIRNYPQPIASHVLGYISEVTPDMIKEDDYYRPGDYVGISGIEKSYERELRGRKGIKVIMVDVHGRDKGSYMDGKFDLEAKAGQNLFTFIDLDLQTYGEQLMQNKRGAIVAIDPSTGGILAMVSSPSYNPSLLVGRDRAANYFTLLLDKSLPLFNRALNGRYPPGSTFKPVIGLIAEQEQVITTSTLFPCYGGFPLGNGKMVGCHNHASPLALEAAIAYSCNAYFCKAFKNIIDNKKYRSTREAFNVWRKYILSFGLGIKLRCDVPNESAGYIPTDNYYDRAFGKNRWRSLSIISIAIGQGEIQLTPLQLANVACIIANKGWFYTPHVVKAIGNLQNLNARYTKKNQTLVNPMYFGPIIDGMANVVEAGTAHNVKMDSITVCGKTGTAQNSGKNHSIFMAFAPKENPKIAIAVIVENSGYGATWAAPVASLLIERYLTGKVKRLDLEQEILTGKTTNQ
- a CDS encoding TetR/AcrR family transcriptional regulator, producing the protein MVEQEINTENKILDAAKRVFLKNGFDGARMQEIATEAGINKALLHYYFRSKDKLFDAIFTEAFSQFLPKVGEVMMTDIPFLEKIRIFIDSYINMLTKNPHLPIFVLHELHRNPGRIVQIIKNTGVDPNIISKILKSEAKKGNIVEMDAKHLVPNIIGLCLFPFVARPILQAIIFNGDEKAYESYLLERKEEVYKFITNALIKK
- a CDS encoding TolC family protein, with product MIQKVKKSIFVLMLLSPFCMNAQSKDTLSLQYFYQHAQANYPITRQKDLMTQATDIKIKNLTKAYFPQVYLNGQAGYQSDVTSVQIPMIKLPGLDKDSYKATLDVSQTLWDGGASSAQKHLEQAGLQVDQQGVEVEIIRLKERINQLFFSVLLFQENERLLLNAQEQIRAQLKKVEAGVEGDILLSSNADVLKAELLKSDQQMIEIRMGKNTALEMLGELSGISIPAGSACGIPDLAVNTGTEENNRPEMKLYDLQMVKLDASKKIADTRLMPKISAYGQLGYGRPGLNMLSNEFNDWYMFGAKVSWNVWNWNLSKNEKKIADLQKEIVTTQKETFIKNVNVNARKDIGDIEKYSQLIEKDLEITALRKKITQTSSAQLENGVITATEYITELNNELQAALNLELHKIQKQMAKISFLSDTGKL
- a CDS encoding HlyD family efflux transporter periplasmic adaptor subunit, with amino-acid sequence MKKYFLLATMAALTACNSKEKNSDAFGNFEATEVIVSSETSGKIVSINVDEGSVVKQGEIAALIDTTDLFLKKEQMKAQKASVASRSAGVFSQIDVQKQQKQNLLVDKARIEKLYKDGAATKKQLDDINGAISVVDKQILSIETQNAPVVSDMASIDKQIAQVDESLRKCRVLNPVNGTVLDKYAEAGEVTTVGKALYKIADLSTLELRVYVSGEQLPSVKIGGKTDVIIDGKNSAPLEGTISWISSTAEFTPKIIQTKEERVNLVYAVKISVKNDGSLKIGMPGEVKFK